In a genomic window of Sandaracinaceae bacterium:
- a CDS encoding glutamate synthase subunit beta, which yields MGKPTGFMEYPREAIGYTDALERITHWREFQVDVPVSHLTKQGARCMDCGVPFCQSATGCPVDNLIPEWNDLVYQGRWAEALDRLHKTNNFPEFTGRVCPAPCEGACCLGVNEPAVTIKNIECAIVDRGFAEGLIKPEPAASQTGKKVAIIGSGPAGLTAAQQLARVGHEVTVYERDDRAGGLLMYGIPNMKLEKELVERRLDQLRAEGVRFVCNAHVGVDPAFSIEAIREGCDALIFATGATKARDLPIPGRELKGIHLAMDFLRPNTKSLLDSQLADGNYISAAGKKVIVVGGGDTGTDCIGTSIRHGCTQMVNFELLPQPPATRGSDNPWPEWPRIFRVDYGHAEASAKFGADPREFQVLSKRFIDDGKGNVAGIETVRVEWTKDSKGGWRMNEVAGSERVFEGDLVFLAMGFIGPEHAAVKPLDLELDPRSNYKADYGKFATSVDGVFAAGDCRRGQSLIVWGIAEGRGVAHAVDAYLMGESSLPMPD from the coding sequence ATGGGTAAGCCCACTGGTTTCATGGAGTACCCGCGCGAGGCGATTGGGTACACGGACGCGCTCGAGCGCATCACACACTGGCGCGAGTTCCAGGTGGACGTGCCCGTCTCGCACCTCACCAAGCAGGGCGCGCGCTGCATGGACTGCGGCGTGCCCTTCTGTCAGTCGGCCACGGGCTGCCCCGTGGACAACCTGATCCCCGAGTGGAACGACCTGGTCTACCAGGGGCGCTGGGCCGAGGCCCTCGACCGCCTGCACAAGACCAACAACTTTCCCGAGTTCACGGGGCGCGTGTGTCCGGCGCCGTGCGAGGGGGCGTGCTGTCTCGGCGTGAACGAGCCGGCCGTCACCATCAAGAACATCGAGTGCGCCATCGTGGACCGCGGCTTCGCCGAGGGCCTCATCAAGCCGGAGCCGGCCGCGTCGCAGACCGGCAAGAAGGTGGCCATCATCGGGTCGGGCCCCGCGGGTCTCACCGCCGCCCAGCAGCTGGCGCGCGTGGGCCACGAGGTCACCGTGTACGAGCGCGATGATCGCGCGGGCGGCCTGCTGATGTACGGCATCCCGAACATGAAGCTCGAGAAGGAGCTGGTGGAGCGGCGCCTCGATCAGCTGCGCGCCGAGGGCGTGCGCTTCGTGTGCAATGCGCACGTGGGTGTGGACCCGGCGTTCTCCATCGAGGCCATCCGCGAGGGCTGCGACGCGCTGATCTTCGCCACCGGCGCCACCAAGGCGCGCGACCTGCCGATCCCGGGGCGTGAGCTCAAGGGCATCCACCTGGCCATGGACTTCCTGCGGCCCAACACCAAGAGCCTGCTGGACAGCCAGCTGGCGGACGGGAACTACATCTCTGCGGCGGGCAAGAAGGTCATCGTGGTGGGCGGTGGTGACACCGGCACCGACTGCATCGGCACGTCCATCCGGCACGGCTGCACGCAGATGGTGAACTTCGAGCTGCTGCCGCAGCCCCCGGCCACGCGCGGGTCCGACAACCCCTGGCCCGAGTGGCCGCGCATCTTCCGCGTGGACTACGGCCACGCCGAGGCCAGCGCCAAGTTCGGCGCCGACCCGCGCGAGTTCCAGGTGCTGAGCAAGCGCTTCATCGACGACGGCAAGGGCAACGTGGCGGGCATCGAGACCGTGCGCGTGGAGTGGACCAAGGACAGCAAGGGCGGCTGGCGCATGAACGAAGTGGCCGGCAGCGAGCGCGTGTTCGAGGGCGATCTGGTGTTCCTCGCCATGGGCTTCATCGGGCCCGAGCACGCCGCCGTGAAGCCGCTGGACCTCGAGCTGGATCCGCGCAGCAACTACAAGGCCGACTACGGCAAGTTCGCCACCAGCGTGGACGGTGTCTTCGCCGCGGGCGACTGCCGTCGCGGGCAGAGCCTCATCGTGTGGGGTATCGCCGAAGGCCGCGGCGTGGCCCACGCTGTGGACGCCTACCTCATGGG
- the gltB gene encoding glutamate synthase large subunit — MPYCAPKKQGLYDPQYEQDSCGVGFVADIQGRRSHQIVLDADQLLRAMDHRGACGCETNTGDGAGLLTALPIEFLRKVALRDAGLTLPPDGEFAAGNVFLPTDAAERRHAKRYVERQVEHQGQRFLGWREVPVDPKGADIGPTAVASLPHIEQLFVGRAEGISEDDFNRQLFIIRKSVGNALRKDAKLTQAGLFYVCSLSTRLMIYKGMLTPSQVVPFYPDLADWEYKSHLAMAHSRFSTNTFPSWDRAQPMRMMSHNGEINTLRGNVNNMSSRQGVVQSDAFGADITKVFPVAEPDTSDTGNFDNVLEFLYMGGRSLPECVMMMVPEAWQMHTAMSPAKRAFYEYHSTLMEPWDGPASIAFTDGKVIGATLDRNGLRPSRFYITHDDKCIMASEVGVIDVDPANVKMKGRLQPGRMFLIDFEQGRMIPDEEIKEKVAGARPYGEWLAEHVISLETLPPADPEDMAAHAYDPETVLARMQAFGYTTETLQFMLKPMVEEKRDPVGSMGNDSALACLSDKPRMLYDYFKQLFAQVTNPPIDSIREEVVMALECFIGPERNLLETTAKHAARLRVENPILNNDQLLRLKSLDGKSACSWDSKTLDITWPRSRGAAGLSETIRRLQAEAEAAVDEGYELIILSDRRTSKKRVPVSALLACGSVHHHLLRKAKRTRVGLVLETGEAREVHHFCTLVGYGADAINPYLAFEALAFLHQEGVLKADYAPDKAVEIYRKAAGKAMLKVFAKMGISTLQSYKGAQIFEAVGINHAVIDLCFAGTASRIEGVGFDVLAEEQVRRHEVGYPTLPEAARLPVLPNDGQFHWRATGERHMWDPKAIATLQKAARGNDRDAYWEFSKHANDDSETRCTLRGLFKFKETTGIPLEDVQPASEIVKRFVTGAMSFGSISMEAHSTLAVAMNQLGGKSNTGEGGEDPLRYKRLPDGSLNPKRSAIKQIASGRFGVTINYLTNADELQIKMAQGAKPGEGGELPGRKVNEEIAAVRHSTPGVGLISPPPHHDIYSIEDLAQLIHDLKNANPSARISVKLVSKVGVGTIAAGVSKAHADHILVSGHDGGTGASPITSVKHAGLPWELGLAETHQTLVLNDLRSRVIVQADGQLKTGRDVVIAALLGAEEMGFSTAPLVTLGCIMMRKCHLNTCPVGVATQDPELRKKFAGQPEHVVNYLFMVAEEARELMAKLGFRNMDEMVGRADVLDVSDALSHWKAQGLDLTPILTPARKLRPNVGVFCTMKQDHGLEKALDNRLIEIARPALQSGTRVRAEMPIRNINRTVGTMLSHEIAKKYGEDLLPDDTIQLRFTGSAGQSFGAWLARGVSLELEGDANDYVGKGLSGGKIVVYPPEQSTFVAEDNILVGNVCLYGAISGKAFFRGRAAERFCVRNSGATAVVEGLGDHGLEYMTGGVVVVLGVTGRNFAAGMSGGVGYVLDLDGQFASRCNMEMIELSTLAELGDARASESVHALVEEHFEMTGSEVARRLLDDWKAAEKQLVRVMPLEYKRVLQERADQAAADAALAMQKEVA, encoded by the coding sequence CTGTGGAGTTGGCTTCGTGGCCGACATCCAGGGGCGTCGCTCGCATCAGATCGTGCTCGACGCCGACCAGCTGCTCCGCGCGATGGATCATCGCGGCGCGTGCGGCTGCGAGACGAACACGGGTGACGGCGCTGGGCTGCTGACTGCGCTGCCCATCGAGTTCCTGCGCAAGGTGGCGCTGCGGGATGCTGGGCTCACGCTCCCGCCCGATGGCGAGTTCGCGGCGGGCAACGTGTTCCTGCCGACCGACGCCGCCGAGCGCCGGCACGCCAAGCGCTACGTGGAGCGCCAGGTGGAGCACCAGGGCCAGCGCTTCCTCGGGTGGCGCGAGGTGCCCGTGGATCCGAAGGGCGCCGACATCGGGCCCACCGCGGTGGCGTCGCTGCCGCACATCGAGCAGCTCTTCGTGGGCCGCGCCGAGGGCATCAGCGAGGACGACTTCAACCGTCAGCTGTTCATCATCCGCAAGTCGGTGGGCAACGCGCTGCGCAAGGACGCGAAGCTCACGCAGGCCGGGCTCTTCTACGTGTGCTCGCTGTCCACGCGCCTGATGATCTACAAGGGCATGCTCACGCCTTCGCAGGTGGTGCCCTTCTACCCGGACCTCGCGGACTGGGAGTACAAGTCGCACCTGGCGATGGCGCACTCGCGCTTCTCGACCAACACGTTCCCCTCGTGGGACCGCGCGCAGCCCATGCGCATGATGAGCCACAACGGCGAGATCAACACGCTGCGCGGCAACGTGAACAACATGAGCAGCCGCCAGGGCGTGGTGCAGAGCGACGCGTTCGGCGCGGACATCACCAAGGTGTTCCCCGTGGCCGAACCCGACACCAGCGACACGGGCAACTTCGACAACGTGCTCGAGTTCCTCTACATGGGCGGCCGCTCGCTGCCCGAGTGCGTGATGATGATGGTGCCCGAGGCGTGGCAGATGCACACGGCCATGAGCCCCGCGAAGCGCGCCTTCTACGAGTACCACTCCACGCTGATGGAGCCCTGGGACGGCCCCGCGTCCATCGCCTTCACCGACGGCAAGGTCATCGGCGCCACGCTGGACCGCAACGGCCTGCGCCCGAGCCGCTTCTACATCACGCACGACGACAAGTGCATCATGGCCTCCGAGGTCGGCGTCATCGACGTGGACCCGGCCAACGTGAAGATGAAGGGGCGCCTGCAGCCCGGGCGCATGTTCCTCATCGACTTCGAGCAGGGGCGCATGATCCCCGACGAGGAGATCAAGGAGAAGGTGGCCGGCGCGCGCCCCTACGGTGAGTGGCTGGCGGAGCACGTCATCTCTCTCGAGACGCTGCCCCCGGCCGACCCCGAGGACATGGCCGCGCACGCGTACGACCCCGAGACCGTGCTCGCGCGCATGCAGGCCTTTGGGTACACCACCGAGACGCTGCAGTTCATGCTGAAGCCGATGGTGGAGGAGAAGCGCGACCCCGTGGGGTCCATGGGCAACGACAGCGCGCTCGCGTGCTTGAGCGACAAGCCGCGCATGCTGTACGACTACTTCAAGCAGCTCTTCGCGCAGGTGACCAACCCGCCGATCGACTCGATCCGCGAAGAGGTCGTCATGGCCCTCGAGTGCTTCATCGGGCCCGAGCGCAACCTGCTCGAGACCACGGCGAAGCACGCGGCCCGGCTGCGGGTGGAGAACCCCATCCTCAACAACGACCAGCTGCTGCGGCTGAAGTCGCTGGACGGCAAGAGCGCCTGCAGCTGGGACAGCAAGACGCTGGACATCACCTGGCCGCGCAGCCGTGGCGCCGCCGGCTTGAGCGAGACCATCCGTCGCCTGCAAGCCGAGGCCGAAGCCGCCGTGGACGAGGGCTACGAGCTCATCATCCTGAGCGACCGGCGCACGTCGAAGAAGCGCGTCCCCGTGAGCGCGCTCTTGGCGTGCGGCTCGGTGCACCACCACCTGCTCCGCAAGGCCAAGCGCACGCGCGTGGGCCTGGTGCTCGAGACGGGCGAGGCGCGCGAGGTGCATCACTTCTGCACGCTGGTGGGCTACGGCGCGGACGCCATCAACCCCTACCTGGCGTTCGAGGCGCTCGCCTTCCTGCACCAGGAGGGCGTGCTCAAGGCGGACTACGCGCCCGACAAGGCGGTGGAGATCTACCGCAAGGCCGCGGGCAAGGCGATGCTCAAGGTCTTCGCCAAGATGGGCATCTCCACGCTGCAGTCCTACAAGGGCGCGCAGATCTTCGAGGCCGTGGGCATCAACCACGCCGTCATCGACCTGTGCTTCGCGGGCACCGCGAGCCGCATCGAGGGTGTGGGCTTCGACGTGCTGGCCGAGGAGCAGGTCCGCCGCCACGAGGTGGGTTACCCTACCCTGCCCGAGGCCGCGCGGCTGCCCGTGCTGCCGAACGACGGCCAGTTCCACTGGCGCGCCACCGGCGAGCGCCACATGTGGGACCCGAAGGCCATCGCCACGCTGCAGAAGGCGGCCCGCGGCAACGACCGTGACGCCTACTGGGAGTTCAGCAAGCACGCCAACGACGACTCGGAGACGCGCTGCACGCTGCGGGGCCTCTTCAAGTTCAAGGAGACCACCGGCATCCCGCTCGAGGACGTGCAGCCCGCGAGCGAGATCGTGAAGCGCTTCGTGACCGGCGCCATGAGCTTCGGCTCCATCTCCATGGAGGCGCACAGCACGCTGGCGGTGGCCATGAACCAGCTGGGCGGCAAGTCCAACACGGGCGAGGGCGGGGAGGATCCCCTCCGCTACAAGCGTCTGCCGGACGGCTCGCTCAACCCCAAGCGGTCGGCCATCAAGCAGATCGCGTCGGGGCGCTTTGGCGTCACCATCAACTACCTCACCAACGCGGACGAGCTCCAGATCAAGATGGCGCAGGGCGCGAAGCCCGGCGAGGGCGGTGAACTGCCCGGCCGCAAGGTGAACGAAGAGATCGCGGCCGTGCGGCACAGCACGCCCGGCGTGGGGCTCATCAGCCCGCCGCCGCACCATGACATCTACTCCATCGAGGATCTGGCGCAGCTCATCCACGACCTGAAGAACGCCAACCCCAGCGCGCGCATCAGCGTGAAGCTGGTGAGCAAGGTGGGCGTGGGCACCATCGCGGCGGGCGTGAGCAAGGCGCACGCGGACCACATCCTGGTCAGCGGTCACGATGGCGGCACGGGCGCGAGCCCCATCACGTCGGTGAAGCACGCGGGCCTGCCGTGGGAGCTGGGCCTGGCCGAGACGCACCAGACGCTGGTGCTGAACGACCTGCGCAGCCGCGTCATCGTGCAGGCCGACGGGCAGCTCAAGACCGGGCGCGACGTGGTCATCGCCGCGCTGCTGGGCGCCGAGGAGATGGGCTTCAGCACGGCGCCGCTCGTGACTCTCGGCTGCATCATGATGCGCAAGTGCCACCTCAACACCTGCCCGGTGGGCGTGGCCACACAGGACCCCGAGCTTCGCAAGAAGTTCGCGGGCCAGCCGGAGCACGTCGTGAACTACCTGTTCATGGTGGCCGAGGAGGCGCGCGAGCTCATGGCCAAGCTGGGCTTCCGCAACATGGACGAGATGGTGGGCCGCGCCGACGTGCTCGACGTGAGCGACGCGCTCTCACACTGGAAGGCGCAGGGCCTCGACCTCACGCCCATCCTCACGCCAGCGCGCAAGCTGCGCCCCAACGTGGGTGTGTTCTGCACGATGAAGCAGGATCACGGCCTCGAGAAGGCGCTCGACAACCGGCTCATCGAGATCGCGCGGCCGGCGCTGCAGAGCGGCACGCGGGTGCGCGCCGAGATGCCCATCCGCAACATCAACCGCACCGTGGGCACCATGCTCAGCCACGAGATCGCGAAGAAGTACGGCGAGGACCTCTTGCCGGACGACACCATCCAGCTGCGCTTCACCGGCTCGGCGGGGCAGAGCTTCGGCGCGTGGCTCGCGCGCGGCGTCTCGCTGGAGCTCGAGGGCGACGCCAACGACTACGTGGGCAAGGGCCTGAGCGGCGGCAAGATCGTGGTCTACCCGCCCGAGCAGAGCACCTTCGTGGCCGAGGACAACATCCTGGTCGGCAACGTGTGTCTCTATGGCGCCATCTCCGGGAAGGCGTTCTTCCGCGGGCGCGCGGCCGAGCGCTTCTGCGTGCGCAACTCGGGCGCCACCGCCGTGGTGGAGGGCCTGGGTGACCACGGCCTCGAGTACATGACGGGCGGCGTGGTGGTGGTGCTGGGCGTGACGGGCCGCAACTTCGCGGCGGGCATGAGCGGCGGCGTGGGCTACGTGCTGGACCTCGACGGCCAGTTCGCGTCGCGCTGCAACATGGAGATGATCGAGCTCTCCACATTGGCCGAGTTGGGCGACGCACGCGCGAGTGAGAGCGTGCACGCGCTAGTCGAGGAGCACTTCGAGATGACGGGCTCCGAGGTGGCGCGGCGGCTGCTGGACGACTGGAAGGCCGCCGAGAAGCAGCTGGTGCGGGTGATGCCCCTCGAATACAAGCGCGTGCTCCAGGAGCGCGCAGACCAAGCGGCCGCGGACGCCGCCCTCGCCATGCAGAAAGAGGTCGCCTGA